In Bdellovibrio sp. GT3, one genomic interval encodes:
- a CDS encoding efflux RND transporter permease subunit — protein MISKLVRFSISYRWLVIFFTFLAALGGWFAFQNLPIDAVPDITNVQVQVNTAVEALSPEEIERTVTVPVEIALNGIPGVTQVRSITRFGVSQVTVTFEDKTDIYRARQLVSERIQDISDSLPGGAQPKLGPVTSGLGEIFHYVVEAEKPAEGVKRLEQLSEIRALQDWYIKPRLLTVKGVAEVNTIGGHEKQYLIHPDPKKLSANGVHFSDIEESIELANKNAGGGYVEQTADQFLVQAFGLFETLEDIKSVPVRVLENGRVITIGDIAEVSIGRELRTGAALHNGKEAVLGTVLMLLGENSRTVALKVAAQVEEIKKGLPEGYVIKTVYDRSYLVNATLSTIEHNLLIGAILVIVVLFLLVGNIRAALITAVVIPLSLLLTFILMRRFGISGNLVSLGALDFGIIVDGAVIVLDNCVRHIHERAKLLGRSLHADELKDTIHDATLEIRKSAGFGELIIIVVFLPIFAFVGIEGKMFVPMAATFIFAIFAALVLSFTLVPALASLILRGRVEDTEPWIMRQVYRIYKPALEWGLNARKAVISIAVVSVAVGVFLFSRLGGEFLPQLDEGAIAVQFIRPVTVGISHSVALEERSQQIIKTFPEVKDVFGRIGTAEISMDPMGPNISDTYLMLHPESEWPKIDGKRRTKEQLIASIVEELEASAPGQRILVSQPIQLRFNELMEGTRADVSLKIFGEDQAKITEIAEEAVKVIQTVPGAGDVEVEAKGTVTVLDVIPSKDMLRRMGVSSREVLEAVEIGLGGHEVGTFYEGMKKFPIVVRLKDEDRSNVESIKNLPVGVTTSSTMALKDVAQLKFVEAYSSFSREQTKRRIAVLVNPRGRDTESFVSEAQVKVAESVKLPPGYYMEWGGNFKNLSEAKSRLFVLGPLALALVLLMIYAAFRNVFETALIFLCVPFALIGGVVALMIGGMPFSVSAGVGFIALSGIAVLNGVVLVNYFNELRGRGMSGNQLVRQGTLLRIRPVLMTALVDVFGFLPMALSSGMGAEVQRPLATVIMGGILSSTVLTLFVLPILYSVFEKQILAFSHERNVK, from the coding sequence ATGATTTCAAAATTAGTTCGCTTTTCAATTTCATATCGCTGGTTGGTTATTTTCTTTACATTTCTGGCCGCCTTGGGTGGCTGGTTTGCATTTCAAAATCTGCCGATCGATGCGGTTCCTGATATTACCAATGTGCAGGTTCAAGTAAATACGGCAGTTGAAGCACTGAGTCCCGAAGAGATCGAGCGCACCGTCACCGTTCCTGTGGAGATTGCCTTGAATGGAATTCCCGGTGTGACTCAAGTTCGATCCATAACGCGGTTTGGAGTTTCTCAGGTGACCGTGACCTTCGAGGATAAGACAGATATTTACCGGGCCCGCCAACTGGTCTCTGAAAGAATTCAGGATATTTCCGATTCCTTGCCGGGTGGAGCCCAGCCCAAGCTTGGACCTGTGACATCAGGACTGGGCGAAATATTTCACTACGTGGTCGAAGCAGAAAAGCCAGCCGAGGGTGTAAAGCGCCTAGAGCAGCTTTCTGAAATCAGGGCACTTCAGGATTGGTATATAAAACCTCGACTGCTGACGGTAAAAGGGGTTGCTGAAGTGAACACCATCGGTGGTCATGAAAAGCAGTACTTGATTCATCCGGATCCCAAAAAGCTGTCTGCAAATGGCGTGCACTTCAGTGATATCGAGGAATCGATCGAGCTTGCAAATAAAAATGCGGGTGGTGGTTACGTTGAGCAGACGGCGGATCAATTTCTGGTTCAAGCCTTCGGACTGTTTGAAACCCTAGAAGATATAAAAAGCGTTCCGGTGCGGGTTCTTGAAAATGGTCGTGTGATCACGATTGGCGATATTGCTGAAGTCAGCATAGGCCGGGAGCTGCGTACTGGTGCCGCCCTTCACAACGGTAAAGAAGCAGTCTTGGGTACAGTGTTGATGCTACTTGGAGAGAATTCCAGAACAGTGGCTTTAAAAGTCGCGGCCCAAGTCGAAGAAATTAAAAAAGGACTGCCAGAAGGTTATGTCATCAAGACAGTTTATGATCGCTCGTATTTGGTTAACGCGACCTTAAGCACGATTGAACATAATCTATTAATCGGCGCAATTCTTGTGATTGTCGTACTATTCCTGCTGGTGGGAAATATCCGGGCAGCGCTTATCACCGCTGTTGTAATTCCTTTGTCGTTGTTACTGACATTTATTTTGATGCGACGTTTTGGGATTTCCGGGAATCTGGTCAGCTTAGGAGCGCTTGATTTTGGTATCATCGTCGATGGCGCGGTTATTGTCCTGGACAATTGCGTGCGGCATATTCACGAGCGCGCGAAGCTTCTGGGACGATCACTTCATGCGGATGAGTTGAAGGACACCATCCATGATGCGACTCTGGAAATCAGGAAGTCAGCGGGCTTTGGTGAATTGATTATTATCGTGGTGTTCCTTCCGATCTTTGCCTTTGTTGGGATCGAAGGGAAGATGTTCGTACCGATGGCTGCGACATTTATTTTTGCCATCTTTGCAGCCTTAGTGTTGTCATTCACTCTGGTTCCGGCACTGGCCAGCCTGATTTTGCGTGGCAGAGTCGAGGACACAGAGCCATGGATCATGCGCCAGGTGTATAGGATCTATAAACCAGCTTTGGAGTGGGGTTTGAATGCTCGCAAAGCTGTGATCTCTATCGCTGTGGTTTCAGTGGCAGTGGGTGTGTTTTTATTCTCGCGCTTGGGCGGGGAGTTTCTGCCTCAGTTGGATGAAGGCGCAATCGCGGTTCAATTTATCCGTCCGGTGACAGTGGGTATTTCTCACTCGGTTGCCCTGGAAGAACGCTCCCAGCAAATCATCAAGACTTTTCCGGAAGTCAAAGACGTCTTTGGCAGAATCGGTACTGCCGAGATTTCCATGGATCCGATGGGGCCGAATATTTCTGACACCTACTTGATGTTACATCCTGAAAGTGAGTGGCCAAAGATCGATGGTAAAAGACGTACGAAGGAACAGCTTATTGCCAGTATCGTCGAGGAACTTGAAGCCTCAGCTCCTGGACAAAGAATTCTGGTCAGTCAGCCCATTCAGTTGCGTTTTAACGAACTGATGGAAGGGACCCGTGCCGATGTCTCGTTGAAGATTTTTGGTGAGGATCAGGCGAAGATCACAGAAATCGCTGAAGAGGCCGTGAAAGTGATTCAGACAGTGCCGGGCGCAGGTGACGTGGAAGTCGAAGCCAAGGGTACAGTCACTGTTCTGGATGTTATTCCAAGCAAAGATATGCTGCGAAGAATGGGCGTTTCCTCCCGCGAAGTTCTGGAGGCCGTGGAAATCGGCCTTGGCGGACACGAAGTGGGTACTTTCTATGAGGGCATGAAAAAGTTCCCGATCGTTGTGCGTCTCAAGGACGAAGACCGCAGCAACGTCGAATCCATTAAGAACTTGCCGGTCGGCGTGACTACTTCGTCGACGATGGCTCTTAAAGATGTCGCGCAGCTGAAGTTTGTGGAGGCCTATAGCTCCTTCAGTCGTGAGCAAACCAAACGCCGCATCGCCGTCCTGGTAAATCCTCGGGGCCGCGATACGGAGTCCTTCGTCAGTGAAGCGCAAGTGAAGGTTGCGGAATCAGTGAAGCTTCCTCCGGGATATTACATGGAGTGGGGTGGTAACTTTAAAAACCTGAGTGAGGCTAAGTCGCGGTTGTTTGTACTGGGACCTTTGGCGTTGGCTTTGGTGTTACTGATGATCTATGCCGCCTTCCGAAATGTTTTTGAGACGGCCTTGATTTTCTTGTGTGTGCCGTTCGCTTTAATCGGAGGGGTTGTGGCCCTGATGATTGGGGGAATGCCGTTCAGTGTTTCCGCAGGTGTGGGCTTTATTGCCTTGTCAGGTATTGCGGTTCTGAATGGGGTGGTGCTGGTCAACTATTTCAATGAACTTCGTGGCCGAGGCATGAGCGGCAATCAATTGGTTCGTCAGGGCACACTGCTTAGAATTCGACCGGTGCTGATGACGGCCTTAGTGGATGTCTTTGGTTTCCTGCCGATGGCATTGTCATCAGGAATGGGCGCCGAAGTTCAAAGGCCACTGGCGACAGTGATTATGGGCGGGATTCTGTCTTCGACTGTTTTGACTTTATTTGTGTTGCCGATTTTGTATTCCGTATTTGAAAAACAGATTTTGGCGTTTTCCCATGAAAGAAATGTTAAATAA
- a CDS encoding efflux RND transporter permease subunit — protein MSPALLSVRQPVFILSIVILMLTLGMISLKKLPIDLYPDVSLPTVVVQTTYAGAGPQEIEMEVSKILEDELATISGVQKVSSQNMESVSVVMVEFNLKTNLNFAEQEVRAKVQNVMRDLPDDVDQPVIRKVSPSDAPIMYITLLSDMEPGKLYDLAKEVISPQFEQVYQVGQVDILGGRKREIHVSMDYNRLNSADVSATSVSNALQSGGRNVPAGKIDEGNTQYSFRTISQYQSLNDIGNTVLRLADVYHPVTIGTLAKVEDTLQDETTRSRLNGKKAINFAIYRQSGANSVQVADDIRGKVEKVNKQLQEQNIDGKMIITQDTSKKIRDNVFDVYESIFFGVLLTVIVVYFFLGSMKSTLITGFALPNSLLGACIMMGIFGFSINIMSLLAMSLVVGLLVDDAIVVRENIFRKLEAGMSPKKAAVVGTQEVTLAVIATTLTILAVFGPIGNLEGIVGQFFKQFGLTICFAMIVSLFDGLFVAPALSAYVAGEHSHKEPTSKFGKWNKAALKAFDRFQSRMEEKYVVTLKWSLANPLKTIGAGVLIFFLSLGVARMVPFTFLPAQDNGEFFVMFELPPGASLDGTDEVAKILEEKAKKFPEIENVLALIGSSNSEAHKGNLYIRLVPSKQRKKNTTAMKDVLRAEFKDIQQKYNIIVTDNPGQQNSRQFNLNIVGQDMNALIEYSNKVLEVLKKNPSLSQPDTSYRAGKPEYQVKMKSDIAKASGVTLTGIGMELRSLIEGMTPAIYRENGVSYDVRVRLKPDQRDLRKEYDNLKVPNLNNRLVPLSNVAELKPAQGPSVILRENRNRYIQISADITPGGKGLGGVMAELNALTKTELKPPPGVTFSFVGEAERFAELMQNILVSMGLGVMFIYLVLASLYGSFIVPVTIMSVIPLAACGAFYALFIMRSSFDLFSMIGCVMLMGLATKNSILLIDSTMEQQKEGKELKEALIHAGFTRLRPIIMTSLALIAGMVPVAIGLNEASKGRTSLGIVVIGGTISSTLLTLYVIPALHLYVERFSIWFMKGYHRIFGNDTSEI, from the coding sequence ATGTCACCAGCATTATTATCCGTTCGTCAGCCCGTATTTATCCTATCAATTGTTATCCTGATGCTTACATTGGGGATGATTTCTTTAAAGAAACTTCCTATCGATTTGTATCCGGATGTCTCTTTGCCAACCGTTGTGGTGCAAACCACTTATGCCGGTGCCGGCCCTCAAGAGATCGAAATGGAAGTTTCCAAAATTTTGGAAGATGAACTAGCCACCATCTCCGGTGTGCAAAAAGTTTCTTCGCAAAACATGGAATCCGTTTCCGTGGTAATGGTTGAGTTCAACTTAAAAACCAATCTGAACTTTGCCGAGCAGGAAGTGCGCGCCAAAGTTCAAAACGTGATGCGCGATCTTCCCGACGACGTCGACCAACCGGTGATTCGTAAGGTCTCCCCTTCTGATGCACCGATCATGTACATCACGTTGTTGTCGGATATGGAACCGGGCAAACTGTATGACTTGGCCAAAGAGGTGATCTCGCCTCAGTTCGAGCAAGTTTACCAAGTAGGTCAAGTGGACATCCTGGGTGGTCGCAAGCGTGAAATCCACGTGAGCATGGACTACAACCGTCTGAACTCTGCTGACGTTTCTGCGACCAGCGTATCCAATGCCCTGCAATCCGGTGGACGTAACGTCCCTGCTGGTAAAATTGACGAAGGCAATACTCAGTATTCCTTCCGTACAATTTCCCAGTATCAATCCCTGAATGACATCGGAAATACTGTTCTGCGCTTGGCAGATGTTTATCATCCGGTGACCATCGGCACGTTGGCGAAAGTTGAAGACACTCTTCAAGACGAAACCACGCGCAGCCGCTTGAATGGTAAGAAAGCCATCAACTTTGCAATCTACCGTCAATCCGGCGCGAACTCTGTTCAAGTTGCCGATGATATTCGTGGCAAAGTTGAAAAAGTGAACAAGCAACTTCAAGAGCAAAACATTGATGGCAAAATGATCATCACTCAGGACACTTCCAAGAAAATCCGCGACAACGTCTTTGACGTTTACGAGTCGATCTTCTTTGGGGTTTTGTTGACGGTTATAGTGGTTTACTTCTTCTTAGGAAGCATGAAATCCACATTGATCACGGGCTTTGCCCTGCCGAACTCCCTGTTGGGTGCGTGTATCATGATGGGTATCTTTGGCTTCTCGATCAACATCATGAGCTTGCTTGCGATGTCCCTGGTCGTGGGTCTTCTGGTGGATGACGCCATCGTTGTGCGGGAAAATATCTTCCGTAAACTTGAAGCCGGCATGTCCCCTAAAAAAGCCGCCGTGGTGGGTACCCAAGAGGTGACTCTTGCCGTTATCGCAACCACATTGACGATCCTTGCCGTTTTCGGTCCGATCGGTAATCTTGAAGGTATCGTCGGTCAGTTCTTCAAACAGTTCGGTTTAACGATCTGTTTTGCGATGATCGTATCCTTGTTTGACGGTCTTTTCGTGGCACCAGCGTTATCCGCTTACGTTGCGGGCGAGCACTCCCACAAGGAACCCACTTCCAAATTTGGTAAATGGAACAAAGCTGCTTTGAAGGCTTTTGACCGCTTCCAATCCCGCATGGAGGAAAAATACGTTGTGACCCTTAAATGGTCTTTGGCGAATCCGCTGAAAACCATCGGAGCTGGCGTATTGATTTTCTTCCTGTCATTGGGTGTGGCGCGCATGGTTCCATTCACGTTCCTGCCAGCACAGGACAATGGTGAATTCTTCGTGATGTTCGAACTTCCTCCAGGTGCAAGCTTGGATGGTACGGACGAAGTGGCAAAAATCCTTGAAGAGAAAGCCAAGAAGTTCCCGGAAATCGAGAACGTTCTGGCCTTGATCGGTTCATCCAACTCGGAAGCGCACAAAGGGAATCTATATATCCGTCTGGTGCCTTCAAAACAGCGTAAGAAAAATACGACGGCGATGAAGGATGTCCTTCGTGCAGAATTCAAAGACATTCAGCAAAAATACAACATCATCGTGACCGACAATCCCGGTCAGCAAAACAGCCGTCAGTTCAACTTGAACATCGTCGGTCAGGATATGAATGCTTTGATCGAGTACTCGAACAAGGTTTTGGAGGTTTTGAAGAAAAATCCAAGCTTGTCCCAACCGGATACGTCTTACCGCGCAGGGAAACCGGAGTACCAGGTTAAAATGAAATCGGACATCGCAAAAGCGTCCGGCGTAACTTTGACTGGTATCGGTATGGAGCTTCGTTCATTGATCGAGGGTATGACTCCGGCGATTTACCGTGAAAACGGCGTCAGCTATGACGTTCGTGTTCGTTTGAAACCGGATCAACGTGACTTGCGTAAAGAGTACGACAATTTGAAAGTTCCAAACTTGAACAACCGTCTGGTTCCGCTTTCAAACGTGGCAGAACTAAAACCGGCGCAAGGTCCTTCAGTGATTTTGCGTGAAAACCGCAATCGTTATATCCAGATCTCTGCCGATATCACTCCGGGCGGAAAAGGCCTGGGTGGCGTGATGGCGGAACTGAATGCTTTGACCAAAACTGAATTGAAACCGCCTCCGGGCGTGACCTTCAGCTTCGTGGGTGAGGCCGAGCGTTTTGCCGAACTTATGCAAAACATCCTGGTTTCCATGGGCTTGGGTGTGATGTTTATCTATCTGGTTCTGGCAAGCTTGTACGGATCATTCATTGTTCCGGTTACGATCATGTCAGTAATTCCGCTGGCAGCCTGCGGAGCGTTCTATGCTTTGTTCATCATGCGTTCGAGCTTTGACTTGTTCTCGATGATCGGTTGCGTGATGTTGATGGGTCTGGCGACGAAGAACTCGATCCTGTTGATCGACTCCACGATGGAACAACAAAAAGAAGGCAAAGAGCTTAAAGAAGCTTTGATCCACGCGGGCTTCACCCGTCTGCGCCCTATCATCATGACAAGCCTAGCATTGATTGCCGGGATGGTTCCGGTAGCGATCGGTCTGAACGAGGCTTCCAAGGGCCGTACGAGCTTGGGTATCGTCGTTATCGGCGGTACGATCAGCTCCACGTTGCTGACGTTGTACGTGATTCCGGCATTGCATCTATATGTTGAAAGATTCTCGATCTGGTTCATGAAGGGCTATCACCGAATCTTCGGTAACGATACGTCTGAGATTTAG
- a CDS encoding response regulator: MDNSSLLNQEIDLHGAKILVVDDVSDNRMLIDMYMRKTHSQILQATNGLEAIEMTEKNNPDLILMDIQMPIMDGYESVRRIRAAGFKKPIIALTAHSLKEDCQMCVDAGCDYVLTKPARRKELLHKIQGILIT, from the coding sequence ATGGATAATAGCAGTTTGCTGAATCAGGAAATCGATTTGCATGGAGCGAAAATTCTGGTCGTGGACGATGTCAGTGACAACCGCATGTTGATTGATATGTACATGCGCAAAACCCACTCGCAGATTCTACAGGCGACCAACGGTCTTGAAGCCATCGAGATGACCGAAAAGAACAATCCGGACCTTATTCTAATGGACATACAAATGCCGATCATGGACGGCTATGAATCAGTTCGGCGTATTCGCGCTGCCGGCTTTAAAAAGCCCATCATCGCCCTGACTGCCCATTCGTTGAAGGAAGACTGTCAGATGTGCGTTGATGCGGGTTGTGATTATGTGCTGACTAAGCCAGCGCGACGCAAGGAGCTTCTGCATAAGATTCAGGGAATCCTTATTACCTAG